In a genomic window of Candidatus Acetothermia bacterium:
- a CDS encoding MiaB/RimO family radical SAM methylthiotransferase, with the protein MKVFVHSLGCRVNQYEAQLLQEKLADLPYAGELHVVNTCTVTSLADRKARQRVRRLKREHPQALVVAVGCGADGAGARLRAAGADLVVGNRDKARLRSWIEAFLQGRPPPDGGWIPMDEERVVGPAERARALLKVQDGCTVGCAFCRTWQVRGPLRSKTPAVARDEAAALARAGHREIVIVGINLAQYGQDLPNRPSLVDLLRELLQVDGVRFRLSSLNPEGVSGELVALFAREPRLCPYLHLPLQSGDDRALQRMGRAYTAAEYRERAQTFLAAVPRATLGADVMVGFPGEDDAAFRRTAELLADLEPLNVHIFRFSPRPGTPAAGLRPPVPAEVAAQRAAELADLAAGWSRAARRRFLGEVLQVLVEEEDRGLLWGHAENYLWVGVRGARTAPRGTMVATRLVQVDEGHMLGVMIDR; encoded by the coding sequence ATGAAGGTCTTTGTCCATTCCTTGGGTTGCCGCGTGAACCAGTACGAAGCCCAGCTCCTCCAGGAGAAGCTGGCCGATCTCCCCTACGCGGGTGAGCTGCACGTGGTGAACACGTGTACCGTCACCTCTCTCGCCGACCGCAAAGCGCGCCAGCGCGTACGTCGGCTCAAGCGGGAGCATCCCCAGGCCCTCGTGGTCGCCGTGGGGTGCGGGGCGGACGGGGCCGGGGCACGCCTCCGTGCCGCCGGGGCCGACCTCGTGGTGGGCAACCGGGACAAGGCCCGGCTGCGCTCGTGGATCGAGGCCTTCCTGCAAGGTCGGCCGCCCCCCGACGGGGGCTGGATCCCCATGGACGAGGAGCGGGTGGTGGGGCCTGCGGAACGGGCGCGGGCCCTGCTCAAGGTCCAGGACGGCTGCACGGTGGGCTGCGCGTTCTGCCGCACGTGGCAGGTGCGGGGCCCGCTGCGCAGCAAGACCCCGGCCGTGGCCCGGGATGAGGCGGCGGCCCTCGCCCGCGCCGGCCATCGGGAGATCGTCATCGTGGGCATCAACCTCGCCCAGTACGGCCAGGACCTGCCCAATCGGCCGTCCCTCGTCGACCTCCTGCGGGAACTCCTCCAGGTGGACGGGGTCCGGTTCCGCCTCAGTTCCCTCAACCCAGAGGGGGTGTCGGGCGAGCTCGTCGCCCTGTTCGCCCGGGAACCGCGGCTGTGCCCGTACCTCCACCTGCCCCTGCAATCCGGCGACGACCGGGCCCTCCAGCGGATGGGGCGGGCGTACACCGCGGCCGAGTACCGGGAGCGGGCCCAGACGTTTCTCGCTGCCGTGCCCCGGGCGACGTTGGGCGCGGACGTGATGGTCGGGTTCCCCGGGGAGGACGATGCCGCGTTCCGGCGCACGGCGGAGCTCCTCGCCGACCTTGAGCCCCTGAACGTCCACATCTTCCGGTTCTCCCCTCGGCCGGGGACCCCGGCGGCGGGGTTACGCCCGCCGGTGCCAGCGGAGGTGGCGGCGCAACGGGCGGCGGAGCTCGCCGATCTCGCCGCCGGCTGGTCGCGGGCGGCGCGGCGCCGGTTCCTGGGCGAGGTGCTCCAGGTCCTGGTAGAGGAAGAGGACAGGGGCCTCCTGTGGGGCCACGCCGAGA
- the amrA gene encoding AmmeMemoRadiSam system protein A, whose product MRNPDPYVALARSSIVAYVRDRRRFSPPPDLAPELLARQAGAFVSLKKRGELRGCIGTYLPTEPNLAEEIIENAIRAATADPRFPPVQPEELPELDVSVDVLSPPEPCTARDLDPKRYGVIVESGWRRGLLLPDLPGVDTVEEQLWIAKLKAGLPPDAPCQLYRFTVERHTESSQTNGFSS is encoded by the coding sequence GTGAGGAATCCTGATCCCTACGTGGCTTTGGCCCGATCGAGCATCGTCGCCTACGTGCGGGATCGCCGCCGGTTCTCGCCCCCGCCAGACCTGGCGCCGGAGCTCCTCGCCCGGCAGGCGGGGGCGTTCGTGTCCCTGAAGAAGCGGGGGGAGCTCCGCGGCTGCATCGGGACCTACCTTCCCACCGAGCCCAACTTGGCCGAGGAGATCATCGAGAACGCGATCCGCGCGGCCACCGCCGATCCTAGGTTCCCCCCGGTGCAGCCGGAGGAACTGCCGGAGCTCGACGTGTCGGTGGACGTCCTGTCCCCGCCCGAGCCGTGCACCGCGAGGGACCTCGACCCCAAGCGGTACGGGGTGATCGTGGAGAGCGGGTGGCGGCGGGGGCTACTCCTCCCCGACCTCCCCGGGGTGGACACGGTGGAGGAGCAGCTCTGGATTGCCAAGCTCAAGGCCGGCCTGCCCCCGGACGCGCCATGCCAGCTGTACCGGTTCACCGTGGAACGGCACACGGAATCCAGCCAGACGAACGGGTTCTCTAGTTAG